Part of the Caulifigura coniformis genome, AGTGGTCGATTCACGAAGTCGTCTGCCACCTCGCCGACTTTGAGCCGATCATGACCGACCGGATGACTCGCGTGATCGCTCTCGAAAAGCCGGACCTCCTCGGGGCTGATGAGAGTCTGTTTGCGAAGTCGCTGGCCTATGACGCCCGCGACTTCGACGAGCAGCTGCGCTTGATTGCCGTGTTGAGGAGCCACACCGCCCGCATCCTCAAGGCCACCCCCGAGGCGGCGTTTGGACGGATCGGCGTTCATTCCGAAGCCGGTCCCTTGACCCTCGAACAGCTCATCCAGAGGGCCACCAACCACCTGCCGCACCACATTGCGTTCATCAAGGAAAAGCGCGCCGCGCTCGGCGCCTGAGGAGAGCGCCGGCCAACGCCTGAAGCTCCCTTCAGATTGCCCCTGCCTCGTGCCTCCCCCTGGGCGAACAGGGAGGATTGGGGCGTGCTGCCGAAGCGGGGACTCTGTCGTTTGGCAAGTGCGGTTTCCGAGACGATCTTGCTGCAGTTTCGGACCTGGAACTACTGTCCCGCAGTCCGCTCTGGCCCCTGTGAAAACCCGGCGATTGGTGTTGGTTTGCGTTGCTGGCGAACGATTGCGGTGATCTTCGCCGGCCTGATTTTCGCGTGCCCCCGGCAGGGTTCCGCGCAGATGCCCTGGAGTTCGACCGTCGAGCCCCCCGGCGATCCGTGGCTTGTCAGCGCAGCTCCCACGCGCCTCGACACGGCGTTCCCCGACGAGCCTGCCCAGGACGGCTGGCAGGTCCTCCCCGAAGGACTGATGTACCGCTCTTATCTTGCCGGTGAAAAGGAGCCGCGGTTCCAGTTCGTACCGCTCGTCGAGAAGGATCGCGGACTCATCTGGGAAGCGGCGCTCGGCGGCCGGGCCGGCATCCTGCGGTACGGCAACACCGATGCAGTCCATCCGCAGGGCTGGCAGTTCGATATCGAAGGGGCCGTGCTGGCGCGCGTCGATCCGGAAGAAGAAAGCGACCTCGAGGCGGCCGACTTCCGGGCCGGCTTCCTCTCCACCTGGCGCTCAGGCCCCGACGCCTTCAAGGCCGGCTACTACCACCTCAGCTCCCACGTCGGGGACGAGTTTCTGATCAAGAATCCGGGGTTCAACCGGCTGAACTATGTGCGTGACGCGCTGATCGCCGGCTGGACGCACGACTGGACGCCCGATTTCCAGATCTATGGCGAAGTCGCTTATGCGTTCAACGCGGAAGACGGCGCTCTGCCGTGGGAGTTCCAGTACGGTCTGCAGTACAGCCCCATCGCCCCTACCGGCTGGGACGGCGCCCCTTTCGGGGGCATCAACATCCACACGCGGGAAGATTTCGACTGGGAGACCGGCGTGAATGTCGTGGCCGGCTGGCTGTGGCGCGGCGCCACCTCCAACCACATCTTCCGTGTGGGCCTGCAGTTCTATCACGGACCTTCGATCCAGTACTCCTTCGTCGATCAGAAGGAAACGCTGATCGGCGGCGGCCTGTGGTTCGATTACTGACCGCAGCGGCCCCTGGATCTGGTCCGCGTCAGCGTTTCACGATCTGCTGTTCGGCCGTTTCGATCGCCCTCAGGAGGCCCTTCGCCTTGTTGAGCGTCTCCTGGTACTCGGCGGCCGGCACGCTGTCCGCGACGAGGCCGGCGCCGGCCTGCACGTAGGCTTTGTTCCCCATCAGCACGAGCGTCCGCAGCGCGATGCACGTGTCCATGTTGCCCGTGTAGTCGAGATACCCGACAGCGCCGGCGTACGGGCCCCGCCGGTTTCGCTCGAGTTCGTCGATGATCTCCATGGCCCGCACCTTCGGCGCTCCCGAGACCGTTCCGGCGGGCAGGCCCGCGCGCAGGGCATCCAGTGCAGTCAGGCCCGGACGCATCTTGCCCACCACGTCTGACGTGATATGCATCACGTGGCTGTAGCGCTCGACGACCATCACGTCGCTGAGTCGCACCGAACCGTACTGCGCCACGCGGCCCACGTCGTTCCGCGCGAGATCGACGAGCATGACGTGCTCGGCGATCTCTTTCGGATCGGCCAGCAGCTCGTCGGCCAGCGCCTTGTCTTCGGCTTCATCCTTGCCGCGCGGCCTGGTGCCCGCGAGCGGGCGGATCGTCACTTCTCCCTCTTCCACCCGCACCATGATCTCCGGCGACGCCCCGATCAGCTGGCAATGCGGCGTGTCGAGCAGGAACATGAACGGGCTCGGGTTCACCACCCGCAGCGCTCGGTAAATCTCGAACGCCGACGCTTTCGTTTCCAACTCCAGTCGCTGGCTACACACCACCTGGAAGATGTCGCCGGCGCGGATGTATTCCTTCGCCTTCTCGACCACCTCCTCAAACTCGGGCTGCGTGAAGTTCGACTTCCATTTCAGCTGGGGCTGCCCCTGCGGCTGGATGTCGTGCGCTTCGAGCCGGTCCGGGGTGCTCTGCAAGCGGTTGCACAGGTCGTCGACCCGCCGACAGGCCGCGTCGTAGTTCGCCTTGAGGTCCCCTTCGGTCGACGCATGGCTCACCACCAGGATCGTTTTCCGGATGTGGTCGAACACCACCATCGTGTCGTAAAGGGCGAACGACAGGTCCGGGAGACGGCGGTCATCGTGAGGAGGATTGGGGAGCCGCTCGACGTATCGAACGACGTCGTACCCCGCATAGCCGACAGCCCCGCCGCAGAAGCGAGGCAGTCCGGGCAGGTGGACCGAACGGTGCTCGTCAATAAGGTGCTGCAGGAGGGCCAGGGGATCGGAGTGACGCGACGACTCCGTCTTCCCATTGCGGGTCAGCTGCACGTCCTCCCCGAACGCCTCGATGCGAAGAATCGGATCGCCGCCGAGAAAGCTGTAGCGTCCGATCCGTTCTCCGCCGACGACGCTCTCGAACAGGAACGCCTGGTTCTTCCAGCCGGCCCGGTCATAGGCCGTCACGGGGGTCAGCGTGTCACCGAGGATTTCCCGGTAGACGGGGATCTGCCTCGCCTGCGGGGCGAGGCTGGACCAGGCGGCGAAATCAGGACGATGCATGGGCACGGAGAGAAAGCACGACTCGATGAGATGGTCGGAAGCTTAGCGGGGAACAGACCCCGGTGTCGAAGGGGGCGTTCGCGACAATTGCGGGGAAAGGCTCGAAACGAAAGCCGCGACCGCAGTGTTTCACGCCTCGTCGCGTGAGGCCAGCAGGCCCGCAATGAACTCCGTCGACATTCCCGCCGCCTCACGGGCCTCCCGCTGGAAGACGTCGCCGCTCGCCTTTTCGGCCCGCAGCGGCCAGTGCAGATGCGTTTCGAATGCCTCCCAGTCCGACATCTCCGCCGGTTTCAGCCGGCGAAGCCACTCCAGGCCGAAGGCGACATGCTGGATCTCGTCGCGATGAATCGTCCGCATCAGGGCGGCGCTGCGCTCGTCGCCGGCCGCGGCGAATTGTTCAGCCAGTTCGAGGGAGTGGTCGAGATTGCGGCCCTCGAACACCAGCGGCAGGCAGGCGCAGTAATCGAGGACCGAGGTGACCGACATCGACTTCTGCCAGATATAGCCGTTGACGGGAAACTCGCCGAAACGAACCCCCAGGCGGGCCGCGCGTTCGATGTGCATCCGCGTGTGCCGCTGCTCGTCCCGCATCACGTTTGCCACGCCAAGCCGGAAATCGGGCGGGGCGTCGGGAAAGGCGAGGAGTGTCCACGCCATGACTTCGAGCGCCTGCAGCTCGTGATTCGCAAGGATGTGATGGGCGAGGCCGCGCTTGCCCTGTTCCTTCAGCGACTGGGCCGAAGGGAGCTTCGGCGCCGTACGGCGGTCGGCGAACTCGAGATCAGCCGGCCGGGCCGGCGCCGCAACGCGTTCCGCAGGTCCCGGCGAGGGATCAGTGAAGGGTAGCTCGGCGTCGAGGAGCTTTTCCTCGATCGTGGAACTGAGCAGGCAGCGGCGGGCGAAGTCGCGAATCTCCATTCGCGGAGAATCGCCGATGACGCCGCGTCGGCCAAGAGTGGGAGCGCTCCGGCTCAGGCGGCGCTGGGTGCGTGTTTGAAGTTCCCGGCCCGATTACTGGGCCATCGTGCGAATGGTGGCCCATTCGTGACCGCAGCTGCTGCAATTGAAGCCGACGATCGTGGCTGTGCCGGGGATCGGTTCAGCCTTGGCGTTCAGGAGGCCGTCTTCCAGTTCCACCGGCTCCACCGTGGCGCGGCGGCAGCAGGGACAGACCTGGTTGGAGTTCCAGAGCCAGGCGCGACGGATGACCGGGTTGCCGGGAGCAGAGTGGCGTTCCCGAAGACGCGGCGTGAACGGAATCACCGCAGGAGCGTGCTCGTCGTCAAGCGAGGGATCGAACAGGCGGAGACGGCTCATCATGAGCCCTTTCGTAATCGAGGTTCGTCCTTGAACACCAAAGCCACCAGCCATGCAGGCGGGGCTCCGACGGCGGGAACGATACCCTCGATCTTCCGATTAGGCAAGCGCCTGTTCGCGGCTTTGAGTGAATCGAAGCGTGGCTCACTGCGCAGAAAAACGCCCGCCTCACGTGCGAGGCGGGCGTCAGGATGCGCGAGGCTGCATGAAAGCGCAAGCGCCGACCGGAGCTACGCGGGCAGCGTGATCGTAAACCGGTTCTGTGATGAAACGTTGCACTCGTTCCGCGTCGGAGAGAAGTCGATCACGTCGACCGTCCTGCCATCCGCCTTGAACTCCAGCAGCCGCAGCCAGCCGTCGCCCCCTTTGGGTTTCATCTGGAAATTGACGAGCATCTGGGCCACCTCGCGACCCTGGGCGTCCTTCGTCACGGTCCGGCCGAGGCCGTCGTTGAGCACGTGACCGTTGAGCGTCATCAGGAAGTTGCCGTTGGGCGAGACGAGCTTCGACCACAGCTCTTCGCCGTCGTTGACGTCGTCCGCGGTGGCTTTCGCGACAGGATAGTTGTGCGGATTCCAAGTCTGTTTCAGGCCGTACTTCTTCCAGTCGTAACGCGTCTCGTCGTAGTACATGTAGGCGTGCGTGATCAGGATCGCCGAATGATCCTTGTGCTTCGCAACGATCTCGTTAGCCCAGCGGATCACGTCATTCCGGGGCCCGAACTCGAGCGCCACGACGAGAAACTTCCGGCCGCCGGCGGTGAACGTATGCCACGAGTTTTCGAGCCGATCGGGCTCCCTGTCGTAGACGCCGCCGAACGTCTTCAGGTCGCTGTAATGCGCCAGCGGGAAGTAGTCGTTGAAGTGCGTCGTCCGGTCGGCGCATCCGCCGCCCTTGCCGTAGTCGTGATTCCCGCAGCACATGAAGTAGGGAACATGACCATCGAGCTGGCGCATTGCCTTCTGCGCGACCTCCCATTGCTCGGGCGTGTTCCGGTTCGTGATGTCGCCCAAATGCAGCACGGCCGCGATGTTCCGCTCCTTCGCCTGGTCGACGATCCACTTCGTCTGTGCGTAGAAGCCTTCCGGAACGGACTGGCAGTACATCTGCGTGTCCGGGAGTACGGCGATGCTGAACGAGCCTTCCTCCAGTTTAGGTGGCGGTCCGGCCTGGAAGATGGCGTCCGCATAGACGTCCGCTTTACGGGCTGCCGGCTTCTTCGGCGGGGCGGTTCGATTGTCCTGCCCGAACGCCGACGGCGCTGCGAACGTGGAGAATGCGGCCGTGGCGCCGACTTTCAGAAAGTCGCGACGAGTAGCGTCAGTCATACAGCGAGCTCCCCTGGAATTTCCGTGACGGAAGTGACCGTAACCGCGAGCCATCGCCTCGTGCAACGACTCCTGCCACGAAGACGGATCTTCGATGGGTTGCTGCGCGAATCGGGAGACGTGTAGCGTCGGTCAGTCCACCGCAAAGAGGAGCCGCTCCATGACGCCCGAAGAACTTCGTGCCGTGCAGACCCCTTTCAAGGAACGCTATCGCAGCGATCCGGCGAGCGCGCTCGCCACGCTCTCGGCCACAGGGACTCTCGATGTGGCTCGGCTGCAATGTGTCGTCGACGGCGCGGGAGGAGGTCGTGTGATCGCGGGCGTCCACCCGCGCGCTGGCGGCGATGGGGCAGGGAAGTGCGCCGGTGACATGTTGCTCGAGGCACTGGTTGGATGCGCGGGCGTGACGCTTGCCGCCGTCTCCACCGCGATGAACCTGGGAGTGACCGCCGGCAGGCTCTCGGCCGAAGGAGACCTCGACTTCCGTGGGACGCTCGGCGTCTCGCGGGACGCCCCCATCGGATTCACGGCGATCCGGGTTTCGTTCGAACTCGAGACGGACGCTGGCGAGGCCCAATTGCAGAAACTCGGCGAGCTGACCGAGCGATATTGCGTGGTGGCCCAATCGCTCAACGCCCCGGTGAGCATCTCAATTCGACGAGTTGGCCCTCCAGGCCAGGTCGGCAATGGATGACGGACCCGCCGGCGGGTATCATCACCCCGGTACGGCGTTCGCATGAAGCGAAACGCACCTGCAGGGAAAGCAATTGAGAGTCGTCGAAGACTGGGTATCATGCACAGTCTGGGCTGACTCGAGTCAGTTCCCTCTGGTTTCTAAAGGACATGCAATGACACGGTCGCTGGCCGCACTCTTCTGCGTGAGCGCTCTGCTCGGTGCTCCCGCTCCCTCCGAGGCCGGGGTAATCCCCTGGATGTACGACTCGATCTTTGGCTACGGCAACCACTGGGGATATCGAGCAGGGTATGGCGGCTGGGGCGGCTACACCGCGGGGTACGCGCCGTTCTACTCCGGCTATGCCACGTCCTATGGCCTCGCCTATGGCGGAGGCGGAAACTGCTGCGGCGTCACGACCAACTACGCTCCCTGGTCCGGCTACAGCTATGGCGGCGGATGCTGCTCTCCGTGCGGCTCCAGCTGTGGCGGCGCCTGCGGCAGCTGCGGAACCAGCTGCGATCCAGGTTGTTCCAACTGCCCTGGCGGCAATTGCGGATCGGGAAACTGCGGGACAGGGAGCAGCTCGAATACCGTTCCGTCGACGCCCGCCGACCGGGATACAGGGGCTCAGCCGACCTACGTTCCTCCCACGAACACGAATGAACGGCCGGCTCCCCGGGATGAGTTCGGACCGGCCCGCACTCGCCCGAACCCGGCCACCAATCCTGGAGCGCCCACGACGCCGACCGATGGATTCGGGACGCCCGGTGGCTTTGGAACCACGCCGGGCGGATTCGGAACGTCCCCCTCCGGCGCCGATGTGGAACCGAACGCTCCGGGTTTTGCCCCGGGCCAGCCCTCCTCCACGCCCCGTTCCGGGAGTGGAAACGAAGACTCGCGAGTCATTCCGCGGACCCCGTTCGAGCCTGGTGACAAGGTCGCCTTCAAGACTCCCGCCCGCTTCGGCCGCTCCAATGTGCAACCTGTCTTTGAGTTGCCGACGATCGTGACAGCCCCTTCACGGACGCTGCCGGAAGTTTCAGCGGCCCCGACCGCCGTCGCGAGCAAGTAAGCGTCGCGTTGATTCACCGACTTCGCGAAGCCGCGCGGCACGAATCTGCCGCGCGGCTTTTTTTGTGAAATCGCCAGGGGGCGTCGCGAGGCCGCTCATGTCAGTCGGCCACGAGTTCCGCCCCCCCCGCGAGTTCGTCTGGACCAGTGCACCGCGGATCGGGTCTAATTCCACGGCTTCGGATTTCGGGGTGGTGGCTCGCAACCTGCGAGTGTCAGAACTGCAACGGCTCCTGAGCAGGTTTTCTCCGGCGGAGCCGGATCACTCTGAGGCGAATTCGGACGGAACCGTGGACGCCATTCGACGTTTGTTCCCCTACATCTGGCCGCAGAAACGCCGGCTGGCATGGTCGGTCATCTTCGGCGTGCTCGTCGCCGCGTTCTGGGGGCTCGACCTCCTCGCGGCGAAACCGCTGCTCGACATCCTGACGGTCGGCTCGCCCCATGTGACGATTCCCCTGCAGATCGCCGAGGCCTCGAAAGAGATCGACGACCGCACCGCGAACATCGCCGAACTCGACCGGGAACTCGAAACGCTGAAGCAGGAGAATGCGGGGCACGATGATCCTCGCGTCGTCGAGGCAACCCAGAAACGGGTGAACAACCAGGCAAAACGCACGGACGCCGAATGGGTCCGCTACCGGCTGCACTGGATCCAGCGCGTCGTGCTGCCGTGGACCCCGGTCGATACGTTTCACTACTTCGCCATGATCATCGGGCTGCTGCTGCTCGGCACGGCCATCAAGGGGATCTTCATCTATCTGCAGGATGTCCTGATCGGCGACGTCGCCGAGCGGGCCCTGATGAACGTCCGCAAGAAGTTGCTCCGCAAGATCCTGAATCTCGACTACCAGACGCTCTCCGCCGAAGGGACCGGCGGATTGATGTCTCGCTTCACTTACGACACCGAGCAGCTCGCCACCGGCGTCACGCTGCTCGGCGGGAAACTGGTTCGCGAGCCACTGAAATGCCTTGCCTGCGCGGTCATGGCATTGTTCCTCAACTGGCGGCTCACGCTGCTGGCCCTCGCCTGCGTTCCTCTCCTGGCCCTGGCCTTCGGGAAGTTCGGCCGGCTCCTGAAGCGGGCGAGCAAGCGGATGATGGAAAGCATGTCCCGCATCTATAAGGTGCTGGAGGAAACGTTCGATGGCCTGAAAGTGGTGATCGCGTTCGACGCCGGTTCGAAGCACCGCCGCGCCTTCAACGACGAATACCGCCGTTATTACGGTAAGGCGATGCGCCTCGTGCGGATTGATGCCGTCGCCAAGCCGACCATGGAACTCCTCGGAATGATGGCCCTCTGCCTGGCGCTGCTGCCGGGGGCATACCTCGTCCTCCGCGGTGAAACGAGTCTCTGGGGCATCCGCCTGTCGTCCGGCCCCATGGACGTTGCCACGCTCGGGACGCTCTACGCCATGCTCGCCGGCATGCTCGACCCTTGCCGGAAAATGTCGACGACCTACTCGCGCCTGAAGAAATCGACGGCCGCGATGGAACGTGTCTTCGCCATGATCGACGCCACCTCCAAAGTGCAGGAGCCGGCGAACGCACAGCCCCTTCCGCGGCTCTCCCAGGCGATCGAGTTCAAGGATGTTTGCTTCGGGTACACCGCCCGGCAGGCCGCCGAGCAGCGGGGACTCGTCCTGGATCACTTCAACCTGAAAGTCGATGCCGGAGAAGTCATCGCCATCGTCGGCCACAACGGCTGCGGCAAATCGACTCTCATGCAGCTGCTCCCCCGGTTCTTCGACCCCACGTCCGGCGAGGTGTATCTCGACGGCCTGTCGCTGCGGGAAGTGAAGCTCGCCGACCTCCGCCGGCAAATCGGCGTCGTGACACAGGACACTGTGCTGTTCGACGACTCGATCTACGAAAACATCCGTTACGGCAGGCCCGATGCGACACGCAAGGAAATTGAGGAGGCCGCGCGTCAGGCCCACGTCATGCCGATCGTCGACGCCCTGCCGCAGGGCTTCGAGGCCCGCGTCGGGGAGAAGGGACGCACCCTCTCCGGCGGACAGCGGCAGCGCATCGCCCTCGCACGGGCGATCCTTCGCGACCCCGCGGTCATGATCCTCGATGAAGCCACCTCCGCAGCCGATGCAGAGAGCGAGGCCCTGATCCACAAGGCCCTCAAGGAGTTCGCGCCGGGTCGCACGATGCTCCTCATCTCCCACACGATGTCCGCCAGCCTGCTCGATTTCGTCACGCGAATCGTGGTCATGGAAGACGGCCGCGTCCTCGCGACCGGCCGGCACGAAGACCTCCTCCGGACCTGTTCTGTCTACCAGCGCCTGTACACGGCTTCTTCGCGGAAGATGCTCACGCTGGACAGTCCACCGTTTTCGAACGTCGCTCCGTCAAAGGCCGCAGCATGAGACCGCCGCTCGTGGTCTGGCAGTTCACCGACGGGAAGCCGGGTCACGAGAGCCAGACCCGGGGGCTGATCGCCGCGCTCAAGCGACGATCCGAAGTCCATGCCTATCGGCTGCCGGTGTCCGACTGCCGCTGCGGGATCACCAGCCTGCTCAGGCGACGTCATCCCTGCCAGGGCGATTATCCGCCTCCCGATCTGATCCTCGCCTGCGGCCGCACCACGCACTTCGCCGCCCTGGCCGCACGCCGGGCCTGCGGCGGCGCGCTCGTCTCGCTGATGAAGCCGCCGCTCCCCAGCCGGCTGTACGACCTCTGCCTGATTCCGGAACACGACGGCGTGCCCGCATCGGACAACGTCCTGCTGACGCAGGGTGTCTTGAATCCCGTCGTCAAACAGCCCGAGTCCCCTGCACGAGTCGGCCGCGGCCTGATCCTGATCGGCGGGCCTTCCGCGCACCACGACTGGCCCGGCGCCTCACTGATCCCGCGGATCGTTTCGATTGTCGAGAAGGACGCGGCCCGCCGATGGACATTGACCACCTCACGGCGCACACCGGCGGAGTTCGTCGAACAACTGCAAACGACGCTGTCCCCGCCCTCGGCGGCGGAGGAATCGCCGTTGAAGATCGTGCCGGCCGAAGAGACGCCGCCCGGTTGGGTGGCCGAGCAACTTGCGAACAGTGACGCCGCAGTCGTGACCGAAGACAGCGTCTCGATGGTCTACGAAAGCCTCACCGCCGGTGTTGCCGTTTCCCTGATTGCCATGCCCCGTCGCGGCCGAAGCCGGGTGACGGCGGGAGTCGAGAAACTGCTGAGCCAGAGGTTCGTCCGGCCTGTCGAAGAGTTCCTGACGACGGGGGCGTTTCAGACCGCAGGGCACATCCTCGCGGAAGCCGACCGCTGCGCCGATACGCTGCTCTCACGCTGCCTCCAAAGAGCCGCCCGCGCTGCCTGACTGTTGGTGGGCAGTGCAAACTGGGGGCTACTGCCACCCGTTGGGGCTGTCTTGGAGATGGAGCCCCTGCCTGGAATTGCACTGGCGGAGCCAGCGCCACCGATGAGTTCGTGTCCTCAATGCCCCGTTGGCGGGAACTGTTCCTTGAGCAGCCGCACCGCCGTCTTCAACATCTGCGCCGCCGCCGGTGTCTCCACCAGGTTCTTCAACTCCGCGCGGTTGTCTTCCGTGTCGTACAGTTCGCGGGCGACGACGTCCCCTGACTTCCAGTCGCGCCATTCCGTGTAGCGCCCTTCCGGCGTCCGCACGCTGTAGCCCATCTGCTGCGGTTGGCCGCTCGGCGTGCGGTCGTAGTAGGCCGGACGCGGATGCTGCGTGAACGCCGCCGGCTTCACCGTCGCGGCCGTGTCTTTCAGAACGTGCACGAGGCTCTTCCCTTCAAGGCCGGCCACCGCCGGAAG contains:
- a CDS encoding DinB family protein, whose amino-acid sequence is MRDVDKDKLIRDYLEGVTQLQDSVARLTDEQRRSHPVAGKWSIHEVVCHLADFEPIMTDRMTRVIALEKPDLLGADESLFAKSLAYDARDFDEQLRLIAVLRSHTARILKATPEAAFGRIGVHSEAGPLTLEQLIQRATNHLPHHIAFIKEKRAALGA
- a CDS encoding DUF1207 domain-containing protein; protein product: MPWSSTVEPPGDPWLVSAAPTRLDTAFPDEPAQDGWQVLPEGLMYRSYLAGEKEPRFQFVPLVEKDRGLIWEAALGGRAGILRYGNTDAVHPQGWQFDIEGAVLARVDPEEESDLEAADFRAGFLSTWRSGPDAFKAGYYHLSSHVGDEFLIKNPGFNRLNYVRDALIAGWTHDWTPDFQIYGEVAYAFNAEDGALPWEFQYGLQYSPIAPTGWDGAPFGGINIHTREDFDWETGVNVVAGWLWRGATSNHIFRVGLQFYHGPSIQYSFVDQKETLIGGGLWFDY
- the trpE gene encoding anthranilate synthase component I is translated as MHRPDFAAWSSLAPQARQIPVYREILGDTLTPVTAYDRAGWKNQAFLFESVVGGERIGRYSFLGGDPILRIEAFGEDVQLTRNGKTESSRHSDPLALLQHLIDEHRSVHLPGLPRFCGGAVGYAGYDVVRYVERLPNPPHDDRRLPDLSFALYDTMVVFDHIRKTILVVSHASTEGDLKANYDAACRRVDDLCNRLQSTPDRLEAHDIQPQGQPQLKWKSNFTQPEFEEVVEKAKEYIRAGDIFQVVCSQRLELETKASAFEIYRALRVVNPSPFMFLLDTPHCQLIGASPEIMVRVEEGEVTIRPLAGTRPRGKDEAEDKALADELLADPKEIAEHVMLVDLARNDVGRVAQYGSVRLSDVMVVERYSHVMHITSDVVGKMRPGLTALDALRAGLPAGTVSGAPKVRAMEIIDELERNRRGPYAGAVGYLDYTGNMDTCIALRTLVLMGNKAYVQAGAGLVADSVPAAEYQETLNKAKGLLRAIETAEQQIVKR
- a CDS encoding ferritin-like domain-containing protein; the encoded protein is MEIRDFARRCLLSSTIEEKLLDAELPFTDPSPGPAERVAAPARPADLEFADRRTAPKLPSAQSLKEQGKRGLAHHILANHELQALEVMAWTLLAFPDAPPDFRLGVANVMRDEQRHTRMHIERAARLGVRFGEFPVNGYIWQKSMSVTSVLDYCACLPLVFEGRNLDHSLELAEQFAAAGDERSAALMRTIHRDEIQHVAFGLEWLRRLKPAEMSDWEAFETHLHWPLRAEKASGDVFQREAREAAGMSTEFIAGLLASRDEA
- a CDS encoding metallophosphoesterase, with the translated sequence MTDATRRDFLKVGATAAFSTFAAPSAFGQDNRTAPPKKPAARKADVYADAIFQAGPPPKLEEGSFSIAVLPDTQMYCQSVPEGFYAQTKWIVDQAKERNIAAVLHLGDITNRNTPEQWEVAQKAMRQLDGHVPYFMCCGNHDYGKGGGCADRTTHFNDYFPLAHYSDLKTFGGVYDREPDRLENSWHTFTAGGRKFLVVALEFGPRNDVIRWANEIVAKHKDHSAILITHAYMYYDETRYDWKKYGLKQTWNPHNYPVAKATADDVNDGEELWSKLVSPNGNFLMTLNGHVLNDGLGRTVTKDAQGREVAQMLVNFQMKPKGGDGWLRLLEFKADGRTVDVIDFSPTRNECNVSSQNRFTITLPA
- a CDS encoding OsmC family protein; this translates as MTPEELRAVQTPFKERYRSDPASALATLSATGTLDVARLQCVVDGAGGGRVIAGVHPRAGGDGAGKCAGDMLLEALVGCAGVTLAAVSTAMNLGVTAGRLSAEGDLDFRGTLGVSRDAPIGFTAIRVSFELETDAGEAQLQKLGELTERYCVVAQSLNAPVSISIRRVGPPGQVGNG
- a CDS encoding ABC transporter ATP-binding protein; this translates as MDAIRRLFPYIWPQKRRLAWSVIFGVLVAAFWGLDLLAAKPLLDILTVGSPHVTIPLQIAEASKEIDDRTANIAELDRELETLKQENAGHDDPRVVEATQKRVNNQAKRTDAEWVRYRLHWIQRVVLPWTPVDTFHYFAMIIGLLLLGTAIKGIFIYLQDVLIGDVAERALMNVRKKLLRKILNLDYQTLSAEGTGGLMSRFTYDTEQLATGVTLLGGKLVREPLKCLACAVMALFLNWRLTLLALACVPLLALAFGKFGRLLKRASKRMMESMSRIYKVLEETFDGLKVVIAFDAGSKHRRAFNDEYRRYYGKAMRLVRIDAVAKPTMELLGMMALCLALLPGAYLVLRGETSLWGIRLSSGPMDVATLGTLYAMLAGMLDPCRKMSTTYSRLKKSTAAMERVFAMIDATSKVQEPANAQPLPRLSQAIEFKDVCFGYTARQAAEQRGLVLDHFNLKVDAGEVIAIVGHNGCGKSTLMQLLPRFFDPTSGEVYLDGLSLREVKLADLRRQIGVVTQDTVLFDDSIYENIRYGRPDATRKEIEEAARQAHVMPIVDALPQGFEARVGEKGRTLSGGQRQRIALARAILRDPAVMILDEATSAADAESEALIHKALKEFAPGRTMLLISHTMSASLLDFVTRIVVMEDGRVLATGRHEDLLRTCSVYQRLYTASSRKMLTLDSPPFSNVAPSKAAA
- a CDS encoding mitochondrial fission ELM1 family protein, giving the protein MRPPLVVWQFTDGKPGHESQTRGLIAALKRRSEVHAYRLPVSDCRCGITSLLRRRHPCQGDYPPPDLILACGRTTHFAALAARRACGGALVSLMKPPLPSRLYDLCLIPEHDGVPASDNVLLTQGVLNPVVKQPESPARVGRGLILIGGPSAHHDWPGASLIPRIVSIVEKDAARRWTLTTSRRTPAEFVEQLQTTLSPPSAAEESPLKIVPAEETPPGWVAEQLANSDAAVVTEDSVSMVYESLTAGVAVSLIAMPRRGRSRVTAGVEKLLSQRFVRPVEEFLTTGAFQTAGHILAEADRCADTLLSRCLQRAARAA